Proteins from a single region of Parvularculales bacterium:
- the tuf gene encoding elongation factor Tu (EF-Tu; promotes GTP-dependent binding of aminoacyl-tRNA to the A-site of ribosomes during protein biosynthesis; when the tRNA anticodon matches the mRNA codon, GTP hydrolysis results; the inactive EF-Tu-GDP leaves the ribosome and release of GDP is promoted by elongation factor Ts; many prokaryotes have two copies of the gene encoding EF-Tu): EMVMPGDNCKMEVTLISPIAMEEKLRFAIREGGRTVGAGIVSKILE, translated from the coding sequence GAGATGGTTATGCCGGGAGATAATTGCAAGATGGAGGTTACGTTGATCTCACCGATAGCGATGGAGGAGAAGTTGCGCTTTGCTATCCGTGAGGGTGGCCGGACGGTTGGTGCGGGCATCGTATCTAAAATCCTGGAGTAG
- the rpsJ gene encoding 30S ribosomal protein S10 — translation MQSQNIRIRLKAYDHRILDTSIREIVNTARRTGAQIRGPIPLPTRIEKFTVLRSPHIDKKSREQFEIRTHKRLLDIVDPTPQTVDALMKLDLAAGVDVEIKL, via the coding sequence ATGCAAAGTCAGAACATACGCATCCGCCTTAAGGCTTATGATCATCGTATCTTGGATACGTCCATCCGTGAGATTGTCAACACGGCTCGGCGTACCGGTGCGCAAATACGTGGGCCAATTCCTTTGCCGACGCGGATCGAGAAGTTTACGGTTTTGCGTTCCCCTCATATTGATAAAAAGAGTAGAGAGCAGTTTGAAATTAGGACCCACAAACGGCTACTGGATATTGTAGACCCAACGCCGCAAACTGTTGATGCGTTGATGAAGCTTGATCTGGCGGCTGGTGTGGATGTTGAGATTAAACTGTAG